One Prochlorococcus marinus XMU1408 genomic window carries:
- a CDS encoding high light inducible protein, whose amino-acid sequence MTTSSNAASSQVITEYGKQNIFGRETQPQLVEDYTSYPEEAEKTNGRWAMIGFFSLLVSYFTTGQIIPGIF is encoded by the coding sequence ATGACAACCTCTTCTAACGCAGCTTCTTCTCAGGTAATCACTGAGTACGGCAAGCAAAACATCTTTGGCCGTGAAACACAGCCACAGCTTGTCGAGGATTACACAAGCTACCCAGAAGAAGCAGAGAAGACAAATGGTCGTTGGGCGATGATTGGCTTTTTTAGTCTTCTCGTTTCTTACTTCACAACTGGTCAAATCATTCCTGGAATCTTTTGA